A window of Acinonyx jubatus isolate Ajub_Pintada_27869175 chromosome E4, VMU_Ajub_asm_v1.0, whole genome shotgun sequence contains these coding sequences:
- the MFSD4A gene encoding major facilitator superfamily domain-containing protein 4A isoform X4 — protein sequence MALAGLAMGCIDTVANMQLVRVYQKDSAIFLQVLHFFVGFGALLSPLIADPFLSEANCLPANGTANATSGSHLFHASRVLGQHHTEAWRWSNHSLSRLPAQDRAGTRVSYAFWIMALINLPVPMAVLFLLSKERLLACCPQRRPLLLSADELALETQPPEKEDTSSLPPKFQPHPGHEDLFGCWQRKNFKGAPYSFFAIHITAALVLFMTDGMTGEYSAFVYSYAVEKPLSVGHKVAGYLPSLFWGFITLGRLISIPISSKVKPATMVFVNVVGVVVTFLVLLVFSYNVVFLFVGTASLGLFLSSTFPSMLAYTEDILQYKGCATTVLVTGAGIGEMVLQMLVGSDALWTLISSYPGQSTGNGKPRVLPEVKLGEGGRRRRPASRAPAQTKVFKKLGVALEAISPRLGSDLFHKYLVR from the exons ATGGCACTGGCGGGCCTAGCCATGGGCTGCATCGACACCGTGGCCAACATGCAGCTGGTGAGGGTCTACCAGAAGGACTCGGCCATCTTCCTCCAG gttctccatttctttgtgggCTTTGGCGCCCTGCTGAGCCCCCTCATTGCCGACCCCTTCCTGTCTGAGGCCAACTGCTTGCCCGCCAACGGCACGGCCAATGCCACCTCTGGAAGCCACCTGTTCCACGCCTCCAGGGTCCTAGGCCAGCACCACACCGAGGCGTGGCGTTGGTCCAACCACTCGCTCTCCCGGCTGCCTGCGCAGGACCGGGCAGGGACCCGCGTGTCGTATGCCTTCTGGATCATGGCCCTGATCAAT ctcccggTGCCCATGGCTGTGCTGTTTCTGCTATCCAAAGAGCGGCTGCTGGCCTGCTGCCCTCAGAGGAGGCCCCTGCTCCTGTCCGCAGATGAGCTGGCCCTGGAGACACAGCCTCCCGAGAAGGAAGACACCTCCTCACTGCCCCCAAAGTTTCAACCACACCCAG GGCACGAGGACCTGTTCGGCTGCTGGCAGAGGAAGAACTTCAAAGGAGCCCCTTACTCCTTCTTCGCCATCCACATCACAGCCGCCCTGGTCCTGTTCATGACCGACGGGATGACG GGGGAGTACTCAGCCTTTGTATACAGCTATGCAGTGGAGAAGCCGCTGTCTGTGGGGCACAAGGTGGCTGGTTACCTCCCCAGCCTCTTCTGGGGCTTCATCACCCTGGGTCGGCTCATCTCCATTCCCATCTCCTCCAAAGTGAAGCCAGCCACCATGGTGTTCGTCAATGTG GTGGGCGTGGTGGTGACGTTCCTCGTGCTTCTCGTTTTCTCCTACAACGTCGTCTTCCTGTTCGTGGGGACAGCCAGCCTGGGCCTGTTCCTCAGTAGCACCTTCCCCAGCATGCTGGCCTACACTGAGGACATTCTGCAGTACAAAG GCTGTGCGACCACGGTGCTGGTGACAGGGGCAGGAATTGGCGAGATGGTTCTCCAGATGCTGGTTGGTTCG GATGCACTCTGGACTCTCATCAG TTCCTACCCAGGACAAAGCACTGGGAATGGAAAGCCCAGAGTGCTACCAGAGGTAAaactgggggaagggggcaggcgAAGACGGCCGGCCTCTCGAGCACCAGCACAGACCAAAGTGTTTAAGAAATTGGGGGTCGCCCTGGAGGCGATCTCTCCACGCCTTGGCTCGGATCTTTTCCACAAATACTTGGTTAGGTAG